A stretch of Desulfurivibrio alkaliphilus AHT 2 DNA encodes these proteins:
- a CDS encoding sodium:solute symporter family protein, protein MSILAWTYIMVFLTFSLYLSIAWIARVKTTKGFYVAGGGVSPLANGMATAADWMSAASFISMAGMISFMGYGGSIYLLGWTGGYVLLALFLAPYLRKFGKFTVPDFVGDRYYSDTARLVALICAIFVSLTYVAGQMRGVGIVFSRFLEVDVNTGVMIGMAIVFFYAALGGMKGITYTQVAQYVVLIFAYVITGVAISVMITGHFIPQIGFGSVITSGPDTGRYLLETIDALHRDLGFAEYTQAFGPGSKGMLDVFCITLALMVGTAGLPHVIIRFYTVPSVRGARISAGYALLFIAILYTTAPAVASFARYNMINTLHETPYSEAPSWVRNWEQTGLIAWVDKTGDGIMHYAPGDAFQGRPSFTGETGEFGQRLVSNPVTDNANEIFIDRDIMVLANPEIANLPAWIIALVAAGGLAAALSTASGLLIVVSSSISHDLYYRMINRQATEAQRLLVGRVMIGVAVLIAGYFGINPPGFVAQVVAFAFGLAASSFFPIIVLGIFDKRTNREGCITGMILGMGFTFLYIIHVNFMGADPWFMGISAEGIGAVGMLINFIAAIVVSRLTPPPPQEVQEMVDNIRYPRGASSAYEDH, encoded by the coding sequence GGCGGCGTATCACCGCTGGCCAACGGGATGGCCACCGCCGCCGACTGGATGAGCGCCGCCTCCTTTATCTCCATGGCGGGCATGATCTCGTTCATGGGTTACGGCGGTTCCATCTACCTGTTGGGCTGGACCGGCGGCTACGTGTTGCTGGCCCTGTTTCTGGCCCCCTACCTGCGCAAGTTCGGTAAATTCACCGTGCCCGACTTCGTCGGCGACCGCTACTACTCCGATACCGCCCGGCTGGTGGCCTTGATTTGCGCCATCTTCGTCTCTCTTACTTACGTAGCCGGCCAGATGCGGGGCGTGGGCATCGTCTTCAGCCGCTTCCTGGAGGTTGACGTTAATACCGGCGTCATGATCGGTATGGCCATCGTCTTCTTCTACGCCGCCCTGGGCGGCATGAAGGGCATCACCTATACCCAGGTGGCCCAGTACGTGGTACTGATCTTCGCCTACGTCATTACCGGCGTGGCCATTTCGGTGATGATCACCGGTCACTTCATTCCCCAGATCGGTTTCGGCTCGGTGATCACCTCCGGCCCCGACACCGGCCGCTACCTGCTGGAAACCATCGACGCCCTGCACCGCGACCTGGGCTTCGCGGAATACACCCAGGCCTTCGGCCCCGGCAGCAAGGGCATGCTGGATGTCTTCTGCATCACCCTGGCCCTGATGGTGGGCACCGCCGGTCTGCCCCACGTCATCATCCGTTTCTACACCGTACCCAGCGTACGCGGCGCCCGGATTTCCGCCGGTTACGCCCTGCTGTTCATCGCCATCCTCTACACCACCGCTCCGGCCGTGGCTTCTTTCGCTCGTTACAACATGATCAACACCCTGCATGAAACGCCCTACAGCGAAGCGCCTTCCTGGGTGCGGAACTGGGAGCAGACCGGGCTGATCGCCTGGGTAGACAAGACCGGCGACGGCATCATGCATTACGCCCCGGGCGATGCCTTTCAAGGGCGGCCCAGCTTCACCGGTGAAACCGGCGAATTCGGCCAGCGCCTGGTCAGCAACCCGGTTACCGACAACGCCAACGAGATCTTCATCGACCGCGACATCATGGTATTGGCCAACCCGGAGATTGCCAACCTGCCCGCCTGGATCATCGCCCTGGTGGCCGCCGGCGGTCTGGCGGCAGCGCTTAGTACCGCCTCCGGCCTGCTGATCGTGGTGTCGTCATCGATCTCCCACGATCTCTATTACCGCATGATCAACCGCCAGGCCACCGAGGCCCAGCGCTTGCTGGTGGGCCGGGTGATGATCGGCGTGGCGGTATTGATCGCCGGTTATTTCGGTATCAACCCACCAGGATTCGTGGCCCAGGTGGTGGCCTTCGCCTTCGGCCTCGCCGCCTCGTCGTTCTTCCCCATCATCGTGCTGGGGATCTTCGACAAACGGACCAACCGTGAAGGTTGTATTACCGGCATGATACTGGGGATGGGCTTCACCTTCCTCTACATCATCCACGTCAACTTCATGGGCGCCGACCCGTGGTTTATGGGGATCAGCGCCGAAGGCATCGGCGCGGTGGGCATGCTTATCAACTTTATCGCCGCCATTGTGGTTTCGCGGCTTACTCCGCCGCCGCCTCAGGAAGTACAGGAGATGGTGGACAACATCCGCTATCCGCGGGGCGCCAGCAGCGCCTACGAAGACCACTAA
- a CDS encoding sigma-54-dependent transcriptional regulator produces MKRILVVDDELSMREFLKILLEEEGYAVSCADGGTAALELLAREDYDLLISDIRMPPPNGLELLVRAKEIKPELPVVLVTAFASPDDAVSAMKSGAYDYITKPFKVDEIKDIVGTALSSPQPLPAKPGESEVAATNEFEGIIGGSPEMRKIYDIISRVAPTRANVLIQGESGTGKELVARAIHRLSPASGHEFVPIVCSAIPESLFESEVFGHTKGAFTGAASSRAGLFEQANQGTAFLDEIGELTPIIQTKLLRVLQEREIKRVGATESTRIQIRVISATNKDLEEEVMAGRFREDLFYRLAVVPIRVPPLRERKGDVPLLVDHFLAKYARLFNKDIHRISSYAMEVLLDYDFPGNVRELENIIERGVAMENSQIILPESLTLSGHRRSREPEPAGGTVDDKRQEIAEEVFSRGLEPTLADLEREMIVNALEKAGNSKTRAAELLRTSFRSLRYKIKKYGIDNGRS; encoded by the coding sequence ATGAAACGGATCTTGGTGGTCGATGACGAGCTGAGCATGCGGGAGTTTTTGAAGATCCTGCTGGAAGAGGAAGGTTATGCGGTCAGTTGCGCCGACGGCGGAACTGCGGCTCTGGAGCTGCTGGCCAGGGAGGATTATGACCTGTTGATCTCCGATATCCGTATGCCCCCGCCCAATGGGCTGGAACTTTTGGTCCGGGCCAAGGAAATCAAACCCGAACTGCCGGTGGTGCTGGTCACCGCCTTTGCCTCGCCGGACGATGCGGTAAGCGCCATGAAGAGCGGGGCTTACGATTACATCACCAAGCCTTTCAAGGTGGACGAAATCAAAGATATCGTCGGCACCGCCTTGAGCAGCCCGCAACCTCTCCCGGCCAAGCCCGGGGAGAGCGAAGTTGCGGCCACCAACGAATTCGAAGGGATCATCGGTGGCAGCCCGGAGATGCGCAAAATCTACGATATCATTTCCCGGGTAGCTCCCACCCGGGCCAATGTGCTTATTCAGGGCGAGTCCGGCACCGGCAAAGAGTTGGTGGCCCGGGCCATTCACCGTTTAAGCCCGGCTTCCGGCCACGAATTCGTTCCCATCGTCTGCAGCGCGATTCCGGAAAGCCTGTTTGAAAGCGAGGTTTTCGGTCACACCAAAGGCGCCTTCACCGGGGCTGCCAGCAGCCGGGCCGGTCTCTTTGAGCAGGCCAACCAGGGCACCGCCTTTCTCGATGAAATCGGGGAGTTGACCCCGATTATCCAAACCAAGCTGCTGCGGGTGCTGCAGGAGCGGGAAATCAAACGGGTGGGGGCGACGGAAAGCACACGCATCCAGATCCGGGTAATCTCGGCCACCAACAAGGACCTGGAGGAAGAGGTGATGGCCGGCCGTTTCCGGGAAGATCTTTTTTACCGGCTGGCGGTGGTGCCCATCCGGGTCCCGCCGCTCAGGGAACGCAAGGGAGATGTGCCGCTGCTGGTGGATCATTTCCTGGCCAAGTATGCCCGCCTGTTCAACAAGGATATCCACCGGATCTCTTCCTACGCCATGGAGGTGCTGCTGGACTATGATTTCCCCGGCAATGTCCGGGAGCTGGAGAACATTATCGAGCGCGGGGTGGCCATGGAAAACTCCCAGATCATCCTGCCGGAAAGCCTGACCCTGTCGGGACATCGCCGTAGCCGAGAGCCGGAACCCGCTGGCGGAACCGTCGACGACAAGCGCCAGGAAATTGCCGAAGAGGTGTTCAGTCGCGGCCTGGAGCCCACCCTGGCCGATTTGGAGCGGGAGATGATCGTCAACGCCCTGGAAAAAGCCGGCAACTCCAAAACCCGGGCCGCCGAGCTGCTGCGCACCAGTTTTCGCTCCCTGCGTTACAAGATCAAAAAATACGGCATCGATAACGGCCGGTCATGA
- a CDS encoding two-component system sensor histidine kinase NtrB gives MKRQSAPQASAPARSNHGGAPPLSPGELPPPAVEPATPNQLLKKQLAWYFLFRVTFLTLILGITAVLEARGHRLTTDLYHYPLLFIAGVYLFTILSATLLTRLKKLQGFALLQIIIDILLISCLVLFSGSSQSLFTVVYFLPIIVAAFMLFKRSALLMASLSTFAYGFLLLLEYIRYDFNLLSIGPRAEVSLERLLNLFAINGLSFFLVAALAGTLAGRLYRTEAALSRTASHYDRLSSLYKQIFDDITTGIITVDSQGRITSCNRAAEGISGWPAEEIRGRRVEEIMPEIQAGREPGTRGRAESELTRKSGEKIPVGYSWSRLYGTKREENGGAILSLQDLSLIRDMEARVRQSEKMAAVGEMAAGVAHEFRNPLAAISGSTQLLAQRLQKQPGQEKLLAIITRECDRLEAAIKNFLLFCRPATPRKQWVNLYELWEECIGLIRQTPDCTERHRLVGKMPPDLEVWADREQLRQVLLNLVSNACQAMPEGGELSCTAENFQSENESGVRIRLQDQGKGISPEDRERIFNPYFTTRQEGTGLGLAIVHQIIAGHGGRIRVASSLGQGTTFTVELTH, from the coding sequence ATGAAGAGGCAGTCCGCCCCCCAGGCAAGTGCCCCCGCCAGGAGCAATCACGGCGGCGCCCCTCCTCTCTCCCCAGGGGAATTGCCGCCGCCCGCTGTCGAACCGGCAACGCCAAACCAGTTACTGAAAAAACAGCTGGCCTGGTACTTTCTGTTCCGGGTCACCTTCCTTACCCTGATCCTCGGGATCACCGCCGTCCTGGAGGCCCGGGGGCACCGGTTGACCACCGACCTTTATCATTACCCCCTGCTGTTCATCGCCGGGGTTTACCTGTTCACCATCCTCTCCGCCACCCTGCTGACCCGGCTGAAAAAGCTGCAAGGCTTCGCCCTGCTGCAGATCATCATCGACATCCTGCTGATTTCCTGCCTGGTCCTCTTTTCCGGCAGCAGCCAATCACTGTTCACGGTGGTTTATTTCCTGCCCATTATCGTCGCCGCCTTCATGCTCTTTAAGCGCAGCGCCCTGCTGATGGCCTCCCTCTCCACCTTTGCTTACGGCTTTCTGCTGTTGCTTGAGTACATCCGCTATGATTTCAACCTGCTGAGCATCGGGCCCCGGGCCGAAGTCAGCCTGGAACGGCTGCTCAACCTGTTTGCCATCAACGGCCTTTCCTTTTTCCTGGTCGCGGCCCTGGCCGGCACCCTGGCCGGACGCCTGTACCGCACCGAAGCGGCCCTGTCCCGGACCGCCTCCCATTATGACCGCTTAAGCAGCCTTTACAAACAGATCTTCGACGACATCACCACCGGCATTATCACCGTCGACAGCCAGGGACGGATCACTTCCTGCAACCGGGCGGCGGAGGGTATCAGCGGCTGGCCGGCGGAGGAGATCCGCGGTCGCCGGGTGGAGGAAATCATGCCGGAAATCCAGGCCGGGCGGGAGCCGGGCACCAGAGGGCGGGCGGAAAGTGAGCTGACGCGAAAAAGCGGCGAGAAAATCCCGGTGGGCTACTCCTGGAGCCGCCTGTATGGCACCAAGCGGGAAGAAAATGGCGGCGCCATTCTTTCCCTGCAGGATCTCAGCCTGATCCGGGACATGGAAGCCCGGGTCCGGCAAAGCGAGAAGATGGCGGCAGTGGGGGAAATGGCCGCCGGGGTGGCCCATGAGTTTCGCAATCCGCTGGCCGCCATTTCCGGCTCTACCCAACTGCTGGCCCAGCGCCTGCAAAAACAGCCCGGCCAGGAAAAGCTGTTGGCCATCATCACCCGGGAATGCGACCGCCTGGAAGCGGCGATCAAAAATTTTCTGCTCTTCTGCCGGCCGGCCACCCCCCGCAAACAATGGGTGAACCTGTATGAGTTATGGGAGGAATGCATAGGACTGATCCGGCAGACTCCGGACTGCACCGAACGGCACCGCCTGGTGGGCAAAATGCCCCCTGACCTGGAAGTCTGGGCCGACCGGGAACAACTGCGCCAGGTATTGCTCAACCTGGTCAGCAACGCCTGCCAGGCCATGCCCGAGGGCGGGGAATTAAGCTGCACCGCTGAAAACTTCCAGTCTGAGAATGAAAGCGGAGTTCGCATCCGCCTGCAAGACCAGGGCAAAGGTATCTCCCCGGAAGATCGAGAGCGGATTTTCAACCCCTACTTCACCACCCGCCAGGAAGGCACCGGCCTTGGCCTGGCCATCGTCCACCAGATCATCGCCGGCCACGGCGGCCGCATCAGGGTAGCCAGCAGCCTCGGCCAGGGCACCACCTTCACCGTCGAATTAACGCATTAA
- a CDS encoding polysaccharide deacetylase family protein, with amino-acid sequence MSYRWCFLQVMALALVLSAMSLPVAAQEEPRRGDATIFIYHHFGDDRYPTTNVSMEQFKEQMAYLADNDYNVIALAELVGMLRDGTPLPPRTVVITVDDGYRTTYTKAWPVLQQYDFPFTVFLYVEGLEKKYSNYMTWEQVAEMAAAGVDFQDHSYSHHRLADWPADWSEERYRRWISEDLHRGKEILTRRLGEEPRFFAIPYGEYNHIVLEEAQKIGYEAIFTQDAGSVSDDTELSMISREPILGTNWSTLEHFQQVLARVDLPFTDKTPGLQPLQDNPPPRIGARLLYPERYRPGTFGIFVSELGWQQAKVDGDFVYIDNDTVLERRINRVMISAREKDTGRTALRFWMLTQPR; translated from the coding sequence ATGTCTTATCGATGGTGTTTTTTGCAGGTGATGGCCCTGGCGTTGGTCCTGTCGGCGATGTCGCTGCCGGTGGCGGCGCAGGAAGAGCCGCGGCGCGGGGATGCGACGATTTTTATCTACCATCATTTTGGTGATGATCGCTATCCCACCACCAATGTCAGCATGGAACAGTTTAAAGAGCAGATGGCCTACCTGGCCGACAACGATTACAACGTTATCGCGTTGGCGGAACTGGTCGGGATGCTGCGTGACGGTACTCCATTGCCGCCTCGGACGGTGGTGATTACCGTTGATGATGGTTATCGCACCACTTACACCAAGGCCTGGCCGGTGTTGCAGCAATATGATTTTCCCTTTACCGTCTTTCTCTATGTCGAGGGGCTGGAGAAAAAGTATTCCAACTATATGACCTGGGAACAGGTGGCGGAGATGGCCGCCGCCGGGGTGGATTTCCAGGATCACAGCTATTCCCACCACCGCCTGGCCGATTGGCCGGCTGACTGGAGCGAGGAGCGGTACCGGCGCTGGATCAGCGAGGATTTGCACCGGGGAAAGGAAATTTTAACCCGCCGCCTGGGTGAAGAACCCCGCTTTTTTGCCATTCCTTACGGGGAATATAATCACATCGTCCTGGAGGAAGCACAAAAGATCGGTTACGAGGCGATTTTTACCCAGGATGCCGGCTCGGTAAGTGACGACACCGAGCTGTCGATGATTTCCCGGGAGCCCATTTTAGGCACCAACTGGTCAACCCTGGAACATTTCCAGCAAGTGCTGGCCCGGGTGGACCTGCCCTTTACCGACAAAACCCCCGGGCTGCAGCCGCTGCAGGATAATCCCCCGCCCCGGATCGGCGCTCGCCTGCTCTATCCCGAGCGCTATCGCCCCGGTACCTTCGGCATTTTTGTCAGCGAACTGGGTTGGCAGCAGGCCAAGGTGGACGGTGATTTTGTTTATATCGACAACGACACGGTGCTGGAGCGGCGGATCAACCGGGTGATGATCAGTGCCCGGGAAAAGGATACCGGTCGCACCGCCCTGCGTTTCTGGATGCTTACCCAGCCCCGCTAA
- a CDS encoding glucosaminidase domain-containing protein: MTRESNLADQHDSRHYFGHLAVEPDFIRFVVGLSLCLVFLVITVFRPPLATGVARVTLEEGGNHVVMLEASESRAIIDFLRAEGLWELNPKESMPPLVFTSFPVDMGELQVSARKRLFLHILAPTAMVALAEVAEERAELLRVIGRMDFYDCTLEKLLHEEVCHQQDCGLTAEEAEFLQLLAAKYRTERLDVLLSRVNVLPLSLVLAQAAMESAWGASRFVQEGNNIFGVWTWGGEGMIPANRASGMSHRVAIYDTLLDSVRAYVLMLNRVPAYRTLREIRRESMDSLALVNGLRYYSEKRDRYVDDLRRLIQINQMQHYDALTLSLEPAEVKKQLAMESYRQTRLD; encoded by the coding sequence ATGACAAGAGAAAGTAATTTAGCAGATCAACACGACTCTCGCCACTATTTCGGCCATCTGGCGGTGGAGCCGGACTTCATCAGGTTTGTGGTTGGCTTGTCGTTATGCCTGGTTTTTCTGGTGATTACGGTGTTCAGGCCGCCCCTGGCCACCGGTGTCGCCCGTGTTACCCTGGAGGAAGGCGGGAATCATGTTGTGATGCTCGAGGCCAGTGAAAGCCGGGCGATAATCGATTTTCTGCGGGCCGAAGGGCTTTGGGAGTTGAACCCCAAAGAGTCCATGCCGCCGCTGGTCTTTACTTCTTTTCCGGTCGATATGGGTGAACTGCAGGTGTCGGCCCGCAAGCGCCTTTTCCTGCATATTCTGGCGCCCACCGCCATGGTTGCCCTGGCGGAAGTGGCCGAGGAGCGGGCCGAGTTGTTAAGGGTTATCGGCCGGATGGACTTTTACGATTGTACCCTGGAAAAACTGTTGCACGAGGAGGTTTGTCATCAGCAGGACTGCGGCCTGACCGCTGAAGAAGCCGAATTTTTGCAGCTTCTGGCCGCCAAATACCGCACCGAGCGTTTGGATGTGTTGCTTAGCCGGGTCAATGTGTTGCCGTTGAGTCTGGTGCTGGCTCAGGCGGCCATGGAGTCGGCCTGGGGGGCTTCCCGCTTTGTGCAGGAAGGGAACAATATCTTTGGTGTCTGGACCTGGGGTGGCGAGGGGATGATTCCGGCCAATCGGGCCTCAGGGATGAGCCACCGGGTAGCGATTTACGATACTCTGCTGGACTCCGTGCGGGCTTATGTGTTGATGCTGAACCGGGTTCCCGCCTACAGGACGCTGCGGGAAATCAGGCGAGAGTCCATGGACTCCCTGGCCCTGGTCAACGGGCTGCGTTATTATTCCGAGAAGCGAGATCGTTACGTTGACGATTTGCGCCGTTTGATTCAGATTAATCAGATGCAGCACTATGATGCGCTGACCTTGTCCCTTGAGCCGGCGGAAGTAAAAAAACAACTGGCCATGGAGTCGTACCGGCAGACCAGGCTGGATTGA
- a CDS encoding peptidylprolyl isomerase, whose amino-acid sequence MKLLVLATIFCLLLTAQGKAVAAPADPRPRVIMETTAGEITIELFAEEAPVTTANFLQYVRDGFYDGLIFHRVIPGFVIQGGGFTPDMEQRPTRAAIKNEATNGLKNLRGTLSMARTGVVDSATSQFFVNLTDNANLDHRGTSPNAYGYAVFGKVVEGMEVVDQIAAQPTASKGFFQDVPVQEIEIIKAYTK is encoded by the coding sequence ATGAAACTGCTGGTACTTGCAACCATTTTCTGTCTGCTGTTGACCGCCCAAGGCAAAGCGGTGGCGGCCCCCGCCGATCCTCGTCCCCGGGTTATCATGGAAACCACCGCCGGGGAGATCACCATCGAGTTGTTCGCCGAGGAAGCCCCGGTCACCACCGCCAACTTCCTGCAGTACGTCCGAGACGGCTTTTATGACGGCCTGATTTTTCATCGGGTAATCCCCGGCTTTGTGATCCAGGGCGGCGGCTTTACCCCGGACATGGAACAACGACCCACCCGGGCGGCCATCAAAAACGAAGCCACCAACGGCCTGAAAAACCTGCGCGGCACCCTCTCCATGGCCCGCACCGGGGTGGTGGACAGCGCCACCAGCCAGTTTTTTGTAAACCTCACCGATAACGCCAACCTGGATCACCGGGGCACCAGCCCCAACGCTTATGGTTATGCGGTTTTCGGCAAGGTCGTCGAGGGCATGGAGGTAGTTGACCAGATCGCCGCTCAACCTACCGCCAGCAAAGGTTTTTTTCAGGATGTCCCGGTGCAGGAGATCGAAATCATCAAGGCCTACACCAAGTAA
- a CDS encoding DNA topoisomerase IV subunit A, with protein sequence METAKYGNLHKLFDENFIDYTSYVIRERAIPDLADGLKPVQRRILQTLHNVDDGRFHKVANVVGETMKLHPHGDASIFSALVNLANKGYLVDRQGNFGNIYTGDSASAARYIECRLTPLARETMFNRELTEFTDSYDGRMKEPVSLPAKLPLLLLQGAEGIAVGMATKIMPHNFCELLQAQKKILQGEEFAVYPDFYQGGLLDVSAYDDGNGRLRCRARIEEKDDKTIIIREIPFGTNTQGLIESVEKAARAGKFKILSINDYTAEEVEIEIKLARGLKAEETIKALYAFTDCELAISPNFTVIRDRNPVILSVSEVLRENTSRLYNLLEKELQLELARLKERLQAHQLERIFIEERLYKQIEECPSFELVIKTIDEALKPYTAELVRPVSREDIEKLLEIKIKRISRYDIERKKKEIKATLRQIKEVEKNLRDMTGYCIRFLDDLLARYGGDYPRRTELTTFAGVQASQVALSNLTIGYDRESGFFGTQVKAGADNSLACSEYDKILLIDKSGWYKVINVPEKIFIGHDLLWWGRVADRQTFNMVYRDGKQNLCYLKRFVTPKFIVDKEYRLFAEQRRSEIIFLKTGEGVNIRAHLSPSPRTRRNREVFRCDDFLIKGAAAIGKRLSPRPIRRVEEVSDAVAAKAEEEKNPQAPLFNKE encoded by the coding sequence ATGGAAACAGCTAAATACGGTAATTTACATAAGTTGTTCGATGAAAACTTTATCGACTACACCTCCTATGTGATCAGGGAGCGGGCCATTCCCGACCTGGCCGACGGGCTGAAACCGGTGCAGCGGCGGATTCTCCAGACCCTGCACAACGTCGATGACGGCCGTTTTCACAAGGTGGCCAACGTGGTGGGCGAGACCATGAAGCTGCACCCCCACGGCGACGCCTCCATCTTCTCGGCCCTGGTGAACCTGGCCAACAAGGGCTATCTGGTCGACCGGCAGGGCAACTTTGGTAATATTTACACCGGAGATTCTGCCTCGGCGGCCCGTTATATCGAGTGCCGCCTGACCCCGCTGGCCCGGGAAACCATGTTCAACCGGGAACTCACCGAGTTTACCGATTCCTACGACGGCCGGATGAAAGAGCCGGTGAGCCTGCCGGCCAAGTTGCCGCTGCTGCTGCTCCAGGGCGCCGAAGGGATCGCCGTGGGCATGGCCACCAAGATCATGCCGCACAATTTCTGCGAGTTGCTGCAAGCCCAGAAAAAGATTCTGCAAGGGGAAGAGTTTGCAGTTTATCCCGACTTTTACCAGGGCGGGCTGCTGGATGTCTCCGCTTACGACGACGGTAACGGCCGGTTGCGCTGCCGGGCCCGGATCGAGGAGAAAGACGACAAGACCATCATCATCCGGGAGATCCCCTTTGGTACCAACACCCAGGGGCTGATTGAAAGTGTTGAGAAGGCGGCCCGGGCGGGCAAGTTCAAAATCCTTTCCATCAACGATTACACCGCCGAAGAGGTGGAGATCGAAATTAAGCTGGCCCGGGGGCTCAAGGCCGAGGAAACCATCAAGGCGCTTTATGCCTTCACCGACTGCGAGCTGGCCATCAGCCCCAATTTTACGGTAATCCGCGACCGGAACCCGGTGATCCTGTCGGTGAGCGAGGTGCTGCGGGAGAATACCAGCCGCCTGTACAATCTGCTGGAAAAAGAGCTGCAGTTGGAGCTGGCTCGCCTCAAGGAGCGCCTGCAGGCCCATCAGCTGGAACGGATCTTCATTGAAGAGCGGTTGTACAAGCAGATCGAGGAATGTCCCAGCTTCGAGCTGGTGATCAAGACCATTGACGAAGCCTTAAAGCCCTATACCGCCGAGCTGGTAAGGCCGGTGAGCCGGGAAGATATTGAAAAGCTGCTGGAGATCAAGATCAAGCGGATCTCCCGCTATGATATTGAGCGCAAAAAGAAAGAGATCAAGGCCACCCTGCGGCAGATTAAAGAGGTGGAAAAAAATCTGCGGGATATGACCGGCTATTGCATCCGTTTCCTGGACGATCTGCTGGCCCGTTACGGCGGCGATTACCCCCGCCGTACCGAATTGACCACCTTTGCCGGGGTGCAGGCCAGCCAAGTGGCTTTAAGCAACCTCACCATCGGCTACGATCGGGAGAGCGGCTTTTTCGGTACCCAGGTCAAGGCCGGGGCCGACAACTCCCTGGCCTGCTCGGAATACGACAAGATCCTGCTCATCGACAAAAGCGGTTGGTACAAGGTGATCAACGTGCCGGAGAAGATTTTTATCGGCCACGATCTGCTCTGGTGGGGTCGGGTAGCCGACCGGCAGACCTTCAACATGGTCTACCGCGACGGCAAGCAGAACCTGTGCTACCTGAAACGCTTTGTCACCCCCAAGTTCATTGTGGACAAAGAGTATCGGCTCTTTGCGGAACAGCGGCGCTCGGAAATTATTTTTCTCAAGACCGGAGAGGGGGTGAATATCCGCGCTCACCTCTCGCCTTCTCCCCGGACCCGCAGGAACCGGGAAGTCTTTCGTTGCGACGACTTTCTGATCAAAGGGGCGGCGGCCATCGGCAAGCGTCTGTCGCCGCGCCCCATTCGCCGGGTGGAGGAGGTCAGCGACGCGGTGGCGGCCAAGGCCGAAGAGGAAAAAAATCCGCAAGCGCCGCTGTTTAACAAAGAATAA